A genome region from Dolichospermum compactum NIES-806 includes the following:
- a CDS encoding DUF4276 family protein — protein sequence MRVEIYVEGTSDKYAMEALLEPLIYQKLQQGISIKFFAVKGNDNDKGGDAKKDLLTKIPTKAVNIICNQSESIVVVMPDLYPKNRGFEHETIQELENGVLNNFNQVLESKGINDNRLKERFRIFCFKHDLEALILAAESQLINVLGVNSLSVTWTIPVEEQNHNIPPKDIVEKIFRECGKKYKGSVNARRILENARYQDIAELCPQAFKPFVEFLENL from the coding sequence ATGAGAGTTGAAATTTATGTAGAAGGTACATCTGATAAATATGCAATGGAGGCACTATTAGAACCTTTAATTTACCAGAAATTACAGCAGGGTATTAGTATCAAATTTTTTGCAGTTAAGGGAAATGATAATGATAAAGGAGGAGATGCTAAGAAAGATTTATTGACAAAAATTCCAACCAAAGCAGTCAATATTATCTGTAATCAGTCGGAGTCAATTGTGGTAGTCATGCCAGACCTATATCCCAAAAATAGAGGGTTTGAACATGAAACAATTCAAGAGCTAGAAAATGGTGTTTTAAATAATTTTAATCAGGTATTAGAGTCTAAAGGAATTAATGACAATCGCTTAAAAGAGCGGTTTAGAATTTTTTGTTTTAAACATGATTTAGAAGCCTTAATTTTAGCTGCTGAATCCCAACTAATAAATGTACTTGGTGTTAATTCTCTTTCTGTAACATGGACAATACCAGTTGAAGAACAAAATCACAATATTCCCCCGAAAGATATTGTAGAAAAAATCTTTCGAGAATGTGGTAAGAAATATAAAGGTTCTGTGAATGCACGCAGAATACTAGAAAATGCTAGATATCAAGATATAGCCGAACTATGTCCGCAAGCTTTCAAACCATTTGTGGAATTCTTAGAAAATTTGTAA
- a CDS encoding urease accessory protein UreD, with product MIDNSQTIQGWHGQLNLVYGHRQDSTQLIYNHHQAPFKVQRPFYPEGQEICHSVILHTAGGIVGGDRLSSDIHLQPDTNALITTAAAGKIYRSNGLPARQTVNIQVDTHACLEYLPQETILFNGGIYRQDLRVELATDASYLAWEITRFGRSARGEKFVQGEMRSHTEIWQNGMPLWIDRQIVPGSEKVFHSPHGLRENPVVGSFIGVGFPISPEIINQARSLIIQNSDAGVTRLQHGFLCRYRGNSTSEVRSWFTNIWQILRVSCLNRGNCIPRVWQI from the coding sequence ATGATTGATAACTCTCAGACGATACAAGGTTGGCATGGTCAACTTAACCTAGTCTATGGTCATCGCCAAGATTCCACTCAGTTAATTTATAACCACCATCAAGCCCCATTTAAGGTACAACGCCCTTTTTACCCGGAAGGACAAGAAATTTGCCATAGTGTGATTTTACATACTGCTGGGGGGATTGTGGGGGGTGATCGCCTATCCTCTGATATTCACCTCCAACCCGATACAAACGCTTTGATTACTACAGCCGCTGCTGGTAAAATATACCGTAGTAATGGCTTACCAGCAAGACAAACCGTAAATATCCAAGTTGATACTCATGCTTGTTTAGAATATTTACCCCAAGAAACGATTTTATTTAATGGTGGGATTTATCGGCAAGATTTACGGGTAGAACTAGCTACGGATGCCAGTTATTTAGCTTGGGAAATTACACGGTTTGGACGGAGTGCTAGGGGTGAAAAATTTGTACAGGGAGAAATGCGATCGCACACGGAAATTTGGCAAAATGGGATGCCATTATGGATTGATAGACAAATCGTTCCCGGTAGCGAAAAAGTGTTTCACAGTCCTCATGGTTTAAGAGAAAATCCCGTTGTTGGTAGTTTTATTGGCGTTGGTTTTCCCATATCCCCAGAAATCATCAATCAAGCACGTTCTTTAATTATTCAAAACTCTGATGCTGGGGTAACTCGCTTACAACATGGATTTTTGTGCCGATATCGTGGTAATTCTACATCAGAAGTCAGAAGTTGGTTTACAAATATTTGGCAAATATTACGAGTATCTTGTCTAAATCGTGGTAATTGTATTCCTAGAGTATGGCAAATATAG
- a CDS encoding thiol-disulfide oxidoreductase DCC family protein, whose translation MNYYVIYDGNCNLCVTLVQLLETLDQGKMFLYVSMQDEETLSQWGITSTDCQQGMILIDGNATQRRWQGSNAAEEIGRLLPSGSIFVDAYRMLPGMKWAGDRFYEQIRDHRYTLFGKRSQTYQSAYCVDGSCKTGNE comes from the coding sequence ATGAATTACTACGTGATCTATGATGGCAACTGTAATCTTTGTGTAACTTTAGTCCAATTGTTGGAAACTTTAGACCAAGGGAAAATGTTTCTCTACGTTTCTATGCAAGATGAGGAGACATTATCTCAATGGGGAATTACTTCCACAGATTGTCAACAGGGGATGATTTTAATTGATGGTAATGCTACCCAGAGACGTTGGCAAGGTAGTAATGCGGCTGAGGAAATTGGACGACTATTGCCTTCGGGTAGTATATTTGTGGATGCGTATCGGATGTTACCGGGGATGAAATGGGCTGGAGATAGGTTTTATGAGCAAATTCGGGATCATCGTTATACATTGTTTGGTAAGCGATCGCAAACCTATCAATCAGCATACTGTGTAGATGGTAGTTGTAAAACTGGTAACGAGTGA
- the ureA gene encoding urease subunit gamma: MQLTPQEKDKLLIFTAALVAERRKNRGLKLNYPEAIAFISAAILEGARDGQTVANLMSYGTTLLTRDDVMEGIPEMIHDVQVEATFPDGTKLVTVHNPIR; the protein is encoded by the coding sequence GTGCAGCTTACACCTCAAGAAAAAGATAAATTATTAATTTTCACCGCTGCTTTAGTCGCAGAGAGACGCAAAAACCGAGGTTTAAAATTAAATTATCCCGAAGCAATTGCCTTTATTTCTGCGGCGATTTTGGAAGGGGCAAGAGATGGTCAAACTGTAGCAAATTTGATGAGTTACGGCACAACATTATTAACTCGTGATGATGTCATGGAAGGGATTCCCGAAATGATTCATGATGTTCAAGTAGAAGCCACATTTCCTGATGGGACAAAGTTGGTAACTGTACATAATCCAATTCGTTAG
- a CDS encoding sulfite exporter TauE/SafE family protein: MTIFWLALAGIIGWFISLLAGGGSSLILMPIVGTFLGAIAIAPVITISGIFGNSERVFVYWQKINWDIVKWELPGAIFGGILGAFTLTKLKLDWLSILVAIFLIFSAASYFFKNEEKSFPVKAWYFLPTGFVYAFFSGLIGSMGPVLAPLYINYGLQKEELLATQATNRVIVHLVKVVVYGFFGAFKLPYIGYGIVLGLAALPGNWLGHLVLQKISEKQFRQLVISFVMFSGILILWQQRELLLFW, encoded by the coding sequence ATGACAATATTTTGGTTGGCATTAGCTGGCATTATTGGCTGGTTTATCAGTTTACTAGCAGGTGGTGGGAGTTCATTAATTCTCATGCCCATCGTTGGGACATTTTTAGGAGCCATAGCTATTGCACCTGTTATTACTATTAGTGGCATATTTGGTAACAGTGAACGAGTATTTGTGTATTGGCAAAAAATTAATTGGGATATCGTTAAATGGGAGTTACCCGGAGCAATCTTCGGCGGAATTTTAGGAGCTTTTACACTGACAAAACTTAAATTAGATTGGTTAAGTATTTTAGTTGCCATATTTCTGATTTTTTCGGCAGCTAGTTACTTTTTCAAGAATGAAGAAAAATCTTTCCCAGTCAAAGCTTGGTATTTTCTTCCAACAGGTTTTGTTTATGCTTTTTTCTCTGGTTTGATAGGGAGTATGGGTCCTGTATTAGCTCCACTTTATATTAACTATGGCTTACAAAAAGAAGAATTACTAGCAACTCAGGCAACAAATCGAGTAATTGTTCATCTAGTTAAAGTTGTTGTCTATGGTTTTTTTGGTGCTTTCAAATTACCATATATTGGTTATGGAATTGTCCTTGGTTTAGCTGCTTTACCTGGTAACTGGTTGGGACATTTAGTTCTCCAGAAAATCAGTGAAAAACAATTCCGGCAACTGGTTATATCCTTTGTTATGTTCAGTGGTATCCTGATTTTATGGCAGCAACGAGAATTATTACTTTTTTGGTAA
- a CDS encoding DUF1634 domain-containing protein — MYKLNSGFRWTCTTQIETEVGTFTFELAEQNSHIQELEKQRLNHGVQINYQSEIVSHLILTKSANEKQLAYLLSNLLKYGVLSASFIVLFGGILYLINHGFEPAKYQVFIGTPSQFRSPIGIVNAVLAGSHRGIIQLGLLLLIAIPILRVIISCLTFLLQRNFIYVIITLLVLTSLTYSLVGAYY, encoded by the coding sequence ATGTATAAATTAAATTCTGGTTTTCGTTGGACTTGCACAACACAAATAGAAACAGAAGTTGGAACTTTCACTTTTGAATTGGCAGAACAGAATTCTCATATTCAAGAGTTAGAAAAACAGCGACTTAATCATGGAGTACAAATAAATTATCAGAGTGAAATTGTTAGTCATCTAATACTGACGAAATCAGCCAATGAAAAACAATTAGCATATTTACTCAGTAATTTGCTTAAATATGGAGTTTTAAGTGCTAGTTTTATAGTGTTATTCGGTGGAATTTTATACTTAATTAATCATGGTTTTGAGCCTGCTAAATATCAAGTATTTATAGGTACACCATCTCAGTTTCGCTCTCCTATCGGTATAGTTAATGCGGTTTTAGCCGGTAGTCACCGGGGAATTATTCAACTAGGACTGTTATTACTAATTGCTATCCCTATTTTACGGGTGATTATTTCTTGCTTAACTTTTCTTTTACAACGCAATTTTATCTATGTCATCATTACATTATTAGTGCTTACTAGTTTGACTTATAGTCTGGTGGGAGCATATTACTAA
- a CDS encoding pirin family protein: MTQNTINYVIHDGNARGHNHIDWLNSYHTFSFSSFYDPKRMGFRSLRVINDDRIAAGAGFPTHGHKDMEILTYVLSGTVEHKDSLGTGSVIFPGEAQVMSAGTGIMHSEFNPSQTEELHLLQIWILPNQQSIKPRYEQKAFPMSEKQGKLRLIAAEDGRDGAVTIHQDVSLYAGILAAGDVVNYHVQNHRYAWLQIAKGEVIFNNHALKAGDGVEITGEEKLTISTNSTAEILLFDLG; this comes from the coding sequence ATGACTCAAAATACCATTAATTATGTAATTCATGATGGCAATGCCCGTGGACATAATCACATTGATTGGCTCAATAGTTATCATACATTTTCCTTTAGCAGTTTTTATGATCCCAAACGGATGGGATTTCGTTCTTTACGAGTGATTAATGATGATCGCATTGCTGCTGGTGCAGGATTTCCCACTCATGGACATAAAGATATGGAAATTCTCACTTATGTTTTATCAGGTACGGTGGAACATAAAGATAGTTTAGGAACAGGTTCGGTAATTTTCCCCGGTGAAGCCCAGGTTATGAGTGCAGGAACTGGAATTATGCACAGTGAATTTAATCCTTCCCAAACTGAAGAATTACACCTACTACAAATCTGGATTTTACCAAATCAGCAAAGCATCAAACCTAGATATGAACAAAAAGCTTTTCCGATGTCAGAAAAGCAGGGAAAACTCCGTTTAATTGCGGCGGAAGATGGCAGGGATGGGGCTGTAACAATTCACCAAGATGTCTCTTTATATGCAGGAATTTTAGCAGCAGGTGATGTAGTAAATTATCATGTTCAAAATCATCGTTATGCTTGGTTACAGATAGCTAAGGGTGAAGTAATTTTCAATAATCACGCATTAAAGGCAGGAGATGGCGTAGAAATTACAGGAGAAGAAAAATTAACAATTAGCACTAATTCAACTGCGGAAATATTACTATTTGATTTGGGTTAA
- a CDS encoding AAA family ATPase — MRLKSVNIQGYRPFKNFQAPLQPLEIIVGANGAGKSSFFEFLKFLRDSLYYEIPPEIISGSIGQQIFHIPGPAKFEWDIEIDTGRPIGIRYLGELMGPVGRTQVSYERVESSKPFSDRYSSPYIYMDIQGNKGVIREPGEKGFTTLTSDKLTQDIALKRSNQLTLNTMTNPSLEALYNLREYIRDWRFYSSFNIANQKIRQSVPIEQEPILHENARNLSSVLFSLMTEHRPAFDELQQHLRSVIPGFKGLTVKARGGPGEVIAFWQESGVEDELSLADLSDGILRLICWICLCVHPNPPSLICIDEPDQGVHPRTLPVLAALFEKASERTQILLATHSSYFLTQFDISQIAVLRKEKGEAKFIKPGNSPVLIDMLDDFGADELEQLHRSDELERLP; from the coding sequence ATGAGATTAAAATCAGTTAATATCCAAGGTTATCGCCCTTTCAAAAATTTTCAAGCACCATTACAACCACTAGAAATTATTGTTGGTGCTAATGGTGCAGGGAAATCAAGTTTTTTTGAATTTCTCAAATTTTTGCGAGATAGTCTTTATTATGAGATCCCACCAGAAATTATTTCTGGTTCTATTGGTCAGCAGATTTTTCATATTCCAGGGCCAGCTAAGTTTGAATGGGATATAGAAATTGATACAGGTCGTCCAATTGGTATTAGATATCTAGGAGAACTTATGGGTCCGGTTGGTCGAACTCAAGTTTCCTATGAAAGAGTAGAATCATCTAAACCTTTTAGTGATAGATACAGTAGTCCATACATATATATGGATATTCAAGGTAATAAAGGTGTAATTAGAGAACCTGGCGAAAAAGGATTTACAACATTAACATCAGATAAATTAACACAAGATATTGCTTTAAAGCGTTCTAATCAACTGACTCTAAATACAATGACAAATCCATCACTGGAAGCTTTATATAACTTACGTGAATATATTCGTGATTGGAGGTTTTATAGTTCTTTCAACATAGCAAATCAGAAAATTCGTCAATCAGTTCCCATTGAACAAGAACCAATTTTACATGAAAATGCACGTAATTTAAGTTCAGTTCTTTTTTCTTTAATGACTGAACATAGACCAGCATTTGATGAATTGCAACAACATTTACGTTCTGTAATTCCTGGTTTTAAAGGTTTAACAGTAAAAGCACGTGGTGGACCAGGAGAAGTTATAGCTTTTTGGCAAGAATCAGGTGTTGAGGATGAGTTAAGTCTTGCTGACTTATCAGATGGAATTTTGCGGTTAATTTGTTGGATTTGTTTATGTGTACACCCGAATCCACCATCTTTAATTTGTATAGATGAGCCAGACCAAGGTGTTCATCCTCGTACATTACCTGTTTTGGCTGCTTTATTTGAAAAAGCCTCTGAACGCACTCAAATTTTATTAGCAACGCATTCATCTTATTTCCTGACACAGTTTGATATTTCTCAAATTGCTGTCCTCAGAAAAGAAAAAGGGGAAGCAAAATTTATTAAACCTGGAAATTCTCCGGTATTAATTGATATGCTTGATGATTTTGGTGCAGATGAATTAGAACAATTACACCGTAGCGATGAATTAGAGAGACTTCCATGA
- the psbQ gene encoding photosystem II protein PsbQ produces MVRQRSIFSLIFVLLATFLISCGSPTVATVPPSYTAAEVAKIQEYVPGIQMVRDRSSELQNLIKAGEWVKVGNFIHGPMTEARLNMTYIIPNLAKQSQAQARQISKDLLKDLVRIDQAAAAGNTSLAASKYQEAFADIDKFLELVPEKSS; encoded by the coding sequence ATGGTGCGTCAACGTTCTATTTTCTCACTGATTTTTGTACTATTAGCCACATTTTTGATTAGTTGTGGTAGTCCTACTGTTGCTACTGTACCACCATCTTATACAGCAGCGGAAGTTGCAAAAATTCAGGAATATGTTCCCGGAATTCAGATGGTGCGCGATCGCTCTTCCGAACTCCAAAACCTGATTAAAGCAGGTGAATGGGTGAAAGTGGGTAATTTTATTCACGGACCCATGACAGAAGCTAGGTTAAATATGACTTATATCATTCCCAACCTAGCCAAGCAAAGCCAAGCTCAAGCCAGACAAATCAGTAAAGATTTGTTGAAAGACCTAGTAAGAATTGATCAAGCTGCTGCTGCGGGCAATACTAGCCTAGCTGCGAGTAAATACCAAGAAGCGTTTGCAGATATTGACAAATTCCTAGAACTAGTTCCCGAAAAGAGTAGCTAA
- a CDS encoding NAD(P)/FAD-dependent oxidoreductase yields the protein MNVVIIGCGVVGAAIAYELSQVKGLKITVFEQKQPAQGSTSAALGVLMGVISHKTKGIAWRMRQSSIQRYETLIPELEGITGRKIPCNRQGIVMLLSENLERPLESGVEVLSEWEQLREIRQSQGWELQVWDQEQLQKYCPQVSHPQIIGAVYSPQDLQLNATALTLALVDAAQRNGVNFKFGVSVTGTETPPPPPPTPLHIKKGLGEARKCNFIETTEGKVTADWFIMSAGLGSTALTAQLDQMVNIRPVLGQALYLSLGRSLGNPDFQPVITGNDVHIVPMGNGDYWVGATVEFPNHENQISASQELLDIVRQQAIAFAPDLAAAKVIRTWSGLRPRPEGRPAPVIDQLPGFTNVLLATGHYRNGVLLAPATATAIREMILPQDSRA from the coding sequence ATGAATGTAGTAATTATCGGCTGTGGCGTGGTTGGGGCGGCGATCGCCTATGAACTCAGCCAAGTTAAAGGTTTAAAAATCACCGTTTTCGAGCAAAAACAACCCGCACAAGGTTCTACCAGCGCCGCTCTCGGTGTATTAATGGGCGTAATTAGCCATAAAACCAAGGGTATTGCTTGGCGAATGCGACAAAGTAGCATCCAACGCTATGAAACTTTGATTCCTGAATTAGAAGGAATTACAGGGCGGAAAATCCCTTGTAATCGTCAAGGAATCGTGATGCTATTATCAGAAAACTTAGAGCGTCCCTTAGAAAGTGGCGTTGAAGTCCTTTCCGAATGGGAACAACTACGAGAAATTCGCCAATCCCAAGGTTGGGAATTACAAGTTTGGGATCAAGAACAACTGCAAAAATATTGTCCCCAAGTTAGTCACCCGCAAATTATTGGCGCTGTCTATTCTCCCCAAGACTTACAACTAAATGCCACAGCTTTAACTTTAGCTTTAGTAGATGCAGCCCAACGTAATGGCGTAAATTTCAAGTTTGGTGTGTCGGTTACTGGCACAGAAACTCCTCCTCCTCCTCCCCCAACACCTTTACACATCAAAAAAGGATTGGGAGAAGCGCGTAAATGTAATTTTATTGAAACTACAGAGGGCAAAGTTACCGCTGATTGGTTTATTATGTCTGCGGGTTTGGGTTCAACAGCCTTAACTGCACAATTAGATCAAATGGTAAATATCCGTCCAGTGCTGGGACAAGCTTTATATTTAAGCTTAGGACGCAGTTTAGGAAATCCCGATTTTCAACCTGTAATTACTGGTAATGATGTGCATATTGTGCCAATGGGAAATGGTGATTATTGGGTGGGAGCAACGGTAGAATTTCCCAATCATGAAAATCAAATATCCGCAAGTCAAGAATTATTGGATATTGTCAGACAACAAGCGATCGCCTTTGCCCCAGATTTAGCCGCAGCCAAGGTGATCCGCACTTGGTCAGGGTTGCGCCCCCGTCCCGAAGGCAGACCAGCACCAGTAATTGATCAACTACCGGGTTTTACTAATGTTCTCCTCGCTACGGGACACTATCGCAATGGGGTTTTACTCGCCCCAGCAACAGCCACAGCCATTCGGGAAATGATTTTACCTCAAGATTCTCGTGCTTAA
- a CDS encoding sulfite exporter TauE/SafE family protein gives MNILEFSLLVWLGSFSAGLVGALTGLGGGVVIVPLLTSVFGVDIRYAIGASLVSVIATSLGSASTYINKGYANLRLGMFLEVATTIGALVGALLATHITVKILSLILAIVLIYSAYLSQRPRPEQAEIGLPDPLAEYLQLHGTYPTADGIVSYQVHSLPAGFSIMVVAGVLSGLLGIGSGAFKVLAMDQAMRLPFKVSTTTSNFMIGVTAAASTGVYLTRGYIDPGLSMPVMLGVLPGAFLGARILIGAKTQILRIIFSLVLVVMALKMIYNILMGGL, from the coding sequence TTGAATATACTAGAATTTTCCTTACTGGTTTGGCTAGGATCATTTAGTGCCGGCTTAGTCGGAGCATTAACTGGCTTAGGTGGTGGAGTTGTCATAGTTCCCTTATTAACTTCCGTGTTTGGAGTTGATATTCGCTATGCTATTGGTGCATCACTAGTGTCAGTTATTGCTACATCACTAGGTTCAGCTTCTACTTATATTAACAAAGGCTACGCCAATCTGCGTTTGGGAATGTTCCTGGAGGTAGCGACGACTATTGGCGCTCTTGTTGGTGCTTTACTAGCAACTCATATCACCGTAAAAATACTCTCTTTAATTCTGGCGATTGTGCTAATCTATTCAGCATACTTATCTCAACGACCCAGACCAGAACAAGCAGAAATTGGTTTACCAGACCCTTTAGCAGAATATCTCCAGCTTCATGGTACTTATCCTACGGCTGATGGTATAGTCTCTTACCAAGTTCACTCTTTACCTGCTGGATTTAGCATTATGGTAGTAGCAGGAGTGCTTTCTGGTTTACTGGGGATTGGTTCGGGAGCATTCAAGGTATTGGCAATGGATCAGGCTATGCGCCTCCCATTTAAAGTTTCCACTACCACCAGCAATTTCATGATTGGTGTCACAGCCGCAGCTTCAACAGGTGTTTATTTAACAAGAGGATATATAGATCCAGGTTTATCTATGCCCGTCATGTTAGGAGTGTTACCCGGTGCTTTTTTGGGAGCGAGAATCTTAATCGGCGCGAAAACCCAAATTTTGAGAATTATTTTCAGCCTTGTACTAGTAGTAATGGCGTTAAAAATGATCTATAACATTCTAATGGGAGGACTGTAA
- a CDS encoding urease subunit beta: MIPGEIITPAGEVELNAGRTTTKLVVANTGDRPIQIGSHFHFYEVNTALHFDREKARGMRLDIPAGTAVRFEPGDGKEITLIPLVGSRKIYGFNNKINGNL; this comes from the coding sequence ATGATACCAGGTGAAATCATCACACCAGCAGGTGAAGTAGAATTAAATGCAGGTCGTACCACGACTAAATTAGTAGTAGCAAATACGGGAGATAGACCAATTCAAATAGGCTCACATTTTCACTTTTACGAAGTCAACACAGCTTTACATTTTGACAGAGAAAAAGCGCGAGGAATGCGATTAGATATTCCCGCAGGTACAGCCGTCAGATTTGAACCAGGAGACGGAAAAGAAATAACATTAATTCCCCTAGTTGGTAGTCGTAAAATCTACGGCTTCAACAACAAAATTAACGGAAACCTCTAA
- the ureC gene encoding urease subunit alpha: protein MSYKMHRQAYADTFGPTVGDRIRLADTELFIEVERDFTNYGDEVKFGGGKVIRDGMGQSPISNQDGAVDLVITNALILDWWGIVKADIGVKDGKIYKIGKAGNPYIQDNIDIIIGPGTEALAGEGMILTAGGIDTHIHFICPQQIEVAIASGITTMIGGGTGPATGTNATTCTPGPWNIYRMLQAADAFPVNLGFLGKGNTSQPQGLIEQIEAGVMGLKLHEDWGTNPATIDTCLTVADEYDVQVAIHTDTLNEAGFVEDTIAAFKHRAIHTYHTEGAGGGHAPDIIKVCGQSNVLPSSTNPTRPYTVNTLDEHLDMLMVCHHLDAAIPEDVSFAESRIRRETIAAEDILHDLGAFSMIASDSQAMGRVGEVIIRTWQTAHKMKVQRGSLAGDSHADNLRAKRYVAKYTINPAITHGISEYVGSVEAGKLADLCLWKPAFFGVKPEIVIKGGMIAWSQMGDANASIPTPQPVYMRPMFGSFAGARNATSLTFVSQAALSREIPQQLELRKLAIAVSGTRQITKRDMKLNDALPEIEVDPETYEVRADGELLTCEPATVLPMAQRYFLF from the coding sequence ATGAGTTACAAAATGCACCGCCAAGCCTACGCCGATACCTTCGGACCAACAGTAGGAGACAGAATTAGATTGGCCGACACCGAACTATTTATAGAAGTGGAAAGAGACTTTACAAACTACGGTGATGAAGTTAAATTTGGTGGCGGAAAAGTCATCAGAGATGGGATGGGACAATCACCTATTTCTAATCAGGATGGGGCTGTAGATTTAGTGATTACAAATGCTTTAATTCTCGATTGGTGGGGAATTGTTAAAGCAGATATTGGCGTTAAAGATGGCAAAATTTACAAAATTGGTAAAGCCGGCAATCCCTATATTCAAGACAATATAGATATTATTATTGGACCAGGAACAGAAGCTTTAGCCGGTGAGGGAATGATTCTGACTGCGGGGGGAATTGATACCCACATCCATTTTATCTGTCCCCAACAAATTGAAGTCGCTATTGCTTCCGGTATTACTACCATGATTGGTGGTGGTACAGGCCCAGCTACGGGAACAAATGCCACAACTTGTACCCCCGGACCCTGGAATATTTATCGAATGTTGCAAGCTGCTGACGCATTCCCTGTCAATTTGGGATTTTTGGGTAAAGGTAATACTAGTCAACCTCAAGGGCTAATAGAACAAATTGAAGCCGGAGTGATGGGGTTAAAACTCCATGAAGATTGGGGAACAAATCCTGCCACGATTGATACTTGTTTGACCGTTGCTGATGAATATGATGTGCAAGTAGCAATTCACACTGATACTTTAAACGAAGCCGGCTTTGTGGAAGATACAATTGCCGCTTTTAAACATCGTGCTATTCACACCTACCATACGGAAGGGGCTGGAGGTGGTCATGCACCGGATATTATTAAGGTTTGTGGACAAAGTAACGTTTTACCATCTTCCACTAATCCTACCCGTCCTTACACTGTTAACACTCTAGATGAACATTTAGATATGTTGATGGTATGTCATCACTTGGATGCGGCTATTCCTGAAGATGTATCTTTTGCTGAATCCCGTATCCGTCGAGAAACGATTGCTGCGGAAGACATTCTTCACGATTTAGGCGCGTTTAGTATGATTGCTTCCGACTCACAAGCAATGGGCCGTGTCGGTGAGGTAATCATTCGGACTTGGCAAACGGCACATAAAATGAAAGTGCAACGGGGAAGTCTTGCTGGTGATAGTCATGCCGATAATTTACGAGCTAAACGTTATGTTGCTAAATATACAATTAATCCGGCAATCACTCATGGTATTTCTGAATATGTGGGGTCAGTAGAAGCGGGAAAATTAGCGGATTTGTGTTTGTGGAAACCTGCTTTTTTTGGTGTCAAACCGGAAATTGTGATTAAAGGCGGCATGATTGCTTGGTCACAGATGGGCGATGCTAATGCTAGTATTCCTACACCCCAACCTGTGTATATGCGACCGATGTTTGGCAGTTTTGCTGGTGCTAGAAATGCGACATCATTAACTTTTGTGTCTCAAGCTGCTTTGTCCAGAGAAATTCCTCAACAATTAGAATTAAGAAAATTAGCGATCGCAGTTTCAGGAACTCGTCAAATTACTAAGCGAGATATGAAATTAAATGATGCTTTACCCGAAATTGAAGTAGATCCAGAAACCTACGAAGTTCGCGCCGACGGTGAATTATTAACTTGTGAACCAGCAACAGTTTTACCGATGGCACAAAGATACTTTCTGTTTTAG